A DNA window from Daucus carota subsp. sativus chromosome 3, DH1 v3.0, whole genome shotgun sequence contains the following coding sequences:
- the LOC108214055 gene encoding GDSL esterase/lipase At1g71250, with protein sequence MSRRNQKMMADYDRVVGVAVLMLFLQLSISVDLVGASPQVSALFVFGDSIVDTGNNNFLNSIAKANYWPYGCDSPSKFPNGRFCNGQTVVDFLGGMLGIPAPPPFADPATTGARLSGGVSYASAAAGILDDTGRHYGDRFTLSQQVVNFETTLDQLRTMMTPANLTRYLAKSVAIMVFGSNDYINNYLMPSLYPSSFQYSPSDFGNLLLNHYARQIVALQSVGLRKFFLAGVPPLGCIPSQLATGRAPPGRCLDYVNQMLGTFNEGLRSLAGSLNRDHPGSVFVYGNTYGVVGDMLNNPPRFGFRVVNASCCGSGRNQGQITCMPMEAPCSNRNWYLFWDAYHTTEAANYVMAFRAYSGPPSDCFPINIQQMASINL encoded by the exons ATGTCAAGAAGAAACCAGAAGATGATGGCGGATTACGACAGAGTTGTGGGGGTGGCCGTGCTCATGTTATTTCTGCAGTTGTCGATTAGTGTTGATTTAGTAGGAGCTTCACCACAGGTTTCAGCACTGTTTGTTTTCGGAGATTCGATTGTTGATACTGGCAATAACAATTTTCTGAATTCTATTGCCAAAGCTAATTACTGGCCTTATGGCTGTGATTCTCCGTCGAAGTTTCCTAATGGCAGATTCTGTAATGGCCAAACAGTCGTCGATTTCTTGG GAGGCATGCTGGGAATCCCAGCACCTCCGCCTTTCGCAGATCCAGCAACAACGGGTGCCAGACTTAGTGGAGGAGTCAGTTATGCCTCAGCAGCCGCAGGCATCCTAGACGACACTGGAAGACACTAT GGCGATCGCTTCACATTGAGCCAACAAGTAGTGAATTTTGAGACGACCCTAGACCAGCTTCGGACTATGATGACTCCAGCCAACCTCACTCGATACCTTGCAAAATCTGTAGCAATCATGGTGTTCGGCAGTAATGACTACATCAATAATTACCTCATGCCCTCCCTGTATCCTTCCAGCTTTCAGTACAGCCCCTCTGACTTTGGCAACCTTCTTCTTAATCACTATGCGCGGCAAATTGTT GCACTTCAGAGTGTAGGGCTACGTAAATTCTTCCTGGCAGGAGTTCCGCCTCTTGGATGCATCCCTAGCCAATTGGCCACAGGCCGAGCTCCCCCAGGAAGGTGTTTGGATTATGTTAATCAGATGCTTGGTACGTTTAACGAGGGTCTTCGGTCATTAGCAGGCTCACTAAACAGAGACCACCCTGGTTCAGTTTTTGTCTATGGCAACACCTATGGTGTGGTCGGTGACATGCTGAATAATCCCCCTAGATTCg GATTTCGGGTGGTAAATGCGAGTTGTTGTGGATCAGGGCGAAATCAAGGACAGATAACTTGTATGCCTATGGAGGCTCCATGTTCCAACAGGAACTGGTATCTGTTTTGGGATGCCTATCATACTACCGAAGCTGCGAATTATGTGATGGCTTTTAGGGCTTATAGCGGTCCACCATCAGATTGCTTTCCTATAAATATCCAGCAAATGGCTTCAATAAACCTTTAA
- the LOC108213480 gene encoding GDSL esterase/lipase At1g71691, with protein sequence MVRDMRKLCCLFVLIMLRLALGEVASSRKEMVPAMFVFGDSLIDNGNNNNLASLAKANYYPYGIDFRGGATGRFSNGYTMVDEIAELLGLPLTPAYSQASQEDQMLHGVNYASAAAGILDITGRNFVGRIPFNQQLKNFENTLDRITDNLGAPDVAQALAKCIFFVGMGSNDYLNNYLMPNYPTRNQFNAQQYADLLIQQYKGQLTRLYNLGARKVIIGGLGLLGCIPSILSQSNSGHCSEEVNQLVLPFNTNLKTMVNNLNTNLPGSKFIYIDIHNMFQDIIRNSRLYGFSVVDRGCCGIGRNRGQITCLPFQQPCRNRNQYVFWDAFHPTAAVNIMMGRKAFTGNQDVAYPMNIQQLANL encoded by the exons ATGGTCAGAGACATGAGGAAACTGTGTTGCTTATTTGTGTTAATAATGCTGAGGCTTGCACTTGGTGAAGTAGCTTCCTCAAGAAAAGAGATGGTGCCGGCGATGTTCGTATTCGGAGACTCTCTGATAGACAATGGGAACAATAATAATCTGGCTTCCCTGGCCAAGGCTAATTATTATCCTTATGGGATTGATTTCCGGGGCGGTGCCACTGGTCGCTTTTCCAATGGTTACACCATGGTTGATGAAATAG CTGAGCTCTTGGGACTGCCTTTAACACCAGCATACTCACAAGCTTCCCAGGAAGATCAAATGCTTCATGGTGTCAACTATGCTTCTGCTGCTGCTGGAATACTCGATATCACCGGAAGAAACTTC GTTGGTCGAATACCGTTTAATCAGCAGCTTAAGAACTTCGAGAACACACTTGATAGAATTACAGACAATCTGGGAGCACCTGATGTAGCACAAGCCCTTGCCAAATGCATATTTTTCGTGGGAATGGGCAGCAATGACTACTTGAACAACTACCTCATGCCCAATTACCCCACCCGGAACCAGTTCAATGCTCAACAGTACGCTGATCTCTTGATTCAGCAGTACAAAGGCCAACTCACT AGACTCTACAATCTTGGAGCAAGGAAAGTCATTATTGGCGGGCTTGGATTATTGGGGTGCATTCCCAGCATTCTGTCCCAGAGTAACTCTGGTCACTGTTCCGAAGAAGTGAATCAATTGGTTTTACCTTTCAATACTAACCTCAAGACAATGGTCAACAATCTCAACACTAATCTCCCTGGTTCCAAGTTTATTTATATTGATATACACAATATGTTCCAGGATATTATCCGAAACTCTAGACTGTATG GATTCTCAGTTGTAGACCGAGGATGCTGCGGGATTGGAAGAAACAGAGGGCAGATTACATGTCTACCATTTCAGCAGCCCTGTCGAAACAGGAATCAGTACGTATTCTGGGATGCATTTCACCCGACAGCAGCAGTGAACATCATGATGGGAAGGAAAGCATTTACTGGAAATCAAGACGTTGCTTACCCGATGAACATTCAGCAACTAGCTAATCTTTGA
- the LOC108213347 gene encoding agamous-like MADS-box protein AGL12, whose translation MVRGKIQMKRIENSVHRQVTFCKRRAGFLKKAKELSVLCDAEIGVFIFSAHGKLYDLATKGTMQGLVDKYLSSTQGADPQVKDHQATQKQVQETKMEIDVLKNDIEILQKSLRYMSGGGTGKMTMDELQMLEKNLEVWIDHIRSVKMDIMVQEIQLLKNKEEILRAANHYLNDKMINQYGFTDMDASVMNNIAYPLTVQSETYQF comes from the exons ATGGTGCGTGGAAAGATTCAGATGAAGCGAATAGAGAATTCAGTGCATCGACAGGTGACTTTTTGTAAGCGGCGAGCAGGGTTTTTGAAGAAGGCCAAGGAGCTTTCAGTCCTGTGTGATGCTGAAATTGGTGTCTTTATTTTTTCAGCTCATGGAAAGCTCTATGACCTTGCTACTAAAGG AACCATGCAAGGGCTTGTGGACAAGTATTTGAGTTCTACCCAAGGAGCTGATCCTCAAGTTAAGGATCACCAAGCCACCCAAAAACAAGTTCAg GAAACTAAAATGGAGATTGATGTGCTGAAAAATGATATTGAAATACTGCAGAAAAGCCTCAG GTATATGTCTGGAGGGGGAACAGGAAAAATGACAATGGATGAACTGCAAATGCTTGAAAAGAATCTTGAAGTATGGATAGACCATATCAGATCTGTAAAG ATGGATATCATGGTTCAAGAAATCCAGCTGCTGAAGAATAAG GAGGAAATCCTCAGAGCTGCAAATCATTATCTCAATGACAAG ATGATCAATCAGTATGGGTTTACAGACATGGATGCTTCAGTGATGAATAATATAGCTTATCCGCTGACAGTACAGAGCGAGACATATCAGTTCTGA